A DNA window from Brassica napus cultivar Da-Ae chromosome A4, Da-Ae, whole genome shotgun sequence contains the following coding sequences:
- the LOC111215088 gene encoding non-classical arabinogalactan protein 31-like: MGFIGKNVLLTLLALCCFISFVFSTTDEPPIKLITPLAKAPRKTLLPLKSPTERSTLPPLKAPTKLRSIIPPLKAPTKLSALPPLKAPTKASILSPLKAPTKAPARSPLKAPIKAPARSPLKAPTKAPARSPLKAPTKAPALSPLKAPTKAPAQAPTKAPARSPLKAPTKAPALSPLKAPTKAPARLPLKAPTKAPSLSPLKAPTKAPTLPPLKPLIELPTLQPQKAPIEFSTLIKLPNLPPLKTPIKL, from the coding sequence ATGGGTTTCATTGGTAAGAATGTTTTGCTAACTCTCTTAGCACTTTGCTGCTTCATTTCCTTTGTTTTCAGTACTACAGATGAACCTCCAATAAAACTAATAACACCATTGGCCAAAGCTCCAAGAAAAACTCTCCTACCGTTAAAATCTCCTACTGAGCGATCAACTCTCCCACCGTTAAAAGCTCCTACCAAGCTACGATCAATTATCCCACCTTTGAAAGCACCTACGAAGCTATCAGCTCTCCCACCGTTGAAAGCTCCCACCAAAGCATCAATTCTCTCACCGTTGAAAGCTCCCACCAAAGCACCAGCTCGCTCACCGTTGAAAGCTCCCATCAAAGCACCAGCTCGCTCACCGTTGAAAGCTCCCACCAAAGCACCAGCTCGCTCACCGTTGAAAGCTCCCACCAAAGCACCAGCCCTCTCACCGTTGAAAGCTCCCACCAAAGCACCAGCCCAAGCTCCCACCAAAGCACCAGCCCGCTCACCGTTGAAAGCTCCCACCAAAGCACCAGCCCTCTCACCGTTGAAAGCTCCCACCAAAGCACCAGCCCGCTTACCGTTGAAAGCTCCCACCAAAGCACCGTCTCTCTCACCGTTGAAAGCTCCCACCAAAGCACCAACTCTCCCACCGTTAAAACCTCTTATCGAGCTACCAACTCTCCAACCACAAAAAGCTCCTATCGAGTTTTCAACTCTTATCAAGCTACCAAATCTCCCACCATTAAAAACTCCTATCAAGCTATGA